In Quercus lobata isolate SW786 chromosome 12, ValleyOak3.0 Primary Assembly, whole genome shotgun sequence, a genomic segment contains:
- the LOC115970462 gene encoding uncharacterized protein LOC115970462 yields the protein MLVKSQDEKGHLDNLQETFDTLRQYHMKLNPSKCVFGVSSGKFLGFMVSHRGIEANPDKIQAILDMKPSQNTKEIQSLTGRVAALNRFGVPRVLVSDNGRKFDNALFRDFCANFGIQNHYSSPAHPQANGQAEVTNRSLLKILKTRLKGAKGVWPDKLPGVLWAYRTTVRTPTGETLFKLAYGSEAVIPAEVRMANHRMMMYQDKDNEEQLRLNFDLIDEVRTGAE from the exons atgctggtgaagagtCAGGACGAGAAAGGGCATCTGGACAACCTGCAGGAGACCTTTGACACACTTAGGCAGTACCACATGAAGTTGAACCCTAGCAAATGTGTTTTTGGAGTATCATCAGGAAAATTCCTTGGATTTATGGTCTcccataggggaattgaagCGAATCCTGACAAAATTCAAGCAATACTAGACATGAAGCCTTCACAAAATACTAAAGAAATCCAATCTCTCACCGGACGAGTTGCTGCacttaacag GTTTGGAGTGCCCAGAGTATTGGTGTCTGACAACGGACGAAAATTTGACAATGCACTTTTCAGGGACTTTTGTGCAAACTTCGGAATtcaaaatcattattcctcACCCGCCCATCCCCAAGCCAATGGTCAGGCTGAAGTTACAAACCGATCCTTATTGAAAATCCTCAAGACTCGGCTTaagggggcaaagggagtatggccagATAAGTTACCAGGTGTTCTATGGGCGTACAGGACGACAGTGAGAACCCCTACGGGGGAAACTCTTTTCAAGTTAGCCTATGGAAGCGAAGCAGTCATACCTGCAGAAGTGCGTATGGCCAATCACAGGATGATGATGTATCAAGATAAGGATAATGAGGAGCAACTCCGTTTGAACTTTGATctaatagacgaggtaaggACAGGCGCAGAGTAG
- the LOC115971760 gene encoding glutathione S-transferase-like produces the protein MAAIKVHGNPLSTATMRVLTTLYEKELDREFVIVDLRAGEHKKEHFLSRNPFGQVPAFEDGDLKLFESRAITKYIAYEYADKGTQLIYQDPKKMAITSVWMEVEALQHDKIATTLGMELGYKPVVLGISPNATVVEENEPKLAKVLDIYESRLAESKYLGGDCFTLADLHHMPIMHFLLGTQIKKLFDSRPHMSAWVADITARPAWLKVLALQSK, from the exons ATGGCAGCGATCAAAGTCCATGGAAACCCTCTCTCAACAGCTACAATGCGAGTTCTCACTACCCTCTATGAGAAAGAGCTAGACCGTGAGTTTGTTATTGTAGACTTGAGAGCTGGTGAGCATAAAAAAGAACACTTCCTGTCCCGCAAT CCATTTGGTCAAGTTCCAGCTTTTGAAGATGGAGATCTCAAGCTCTTTG AATCAAGGGCAATTACTAAATACATTGCCTATGAGTATGCTGACAAGGGAACCCAACTGATATACCAAGACCCTAAGAAGATGGCAATTACATCGGTTTGGATGGAGGTTGAGGCCCTACAGCACGACAAAATAGCTACAACTCTAGGCATGGAGCTAGGATATAAGCCAGTAGTTCTTGGCATTAGTCCAAATGCAACAGTTGTGGAGGAAAATGAACCTAAGCTAGCTAAGGTCCTTGATATCTATGAGAGTCGACTAGCTGAGTCAAAATACTTGGGAGGTGACTGCTTCACCCTAGCGGATTTGCACCACATGCCCATTATGCATTTCTTATTAGGGACACAAATTAAAAAGCTCTTTGATTCGCGCCCCCATATGAGTGCTTGGGTAGCAGACATCACAGCAAGGCCAGCTTGGTTAAAGGTCCTTGCCTTGCAAAGCAAATAA